Genomic DNA from Comamonas resistens:
GAGTCGGTGGCATGGTAGAGCGAGGAAGCTTGAAGCGCCAGAGTGGCCAGCTTGACGTGCAATTCGTAATCACCGATACGGCAAAAACGATTCCGGTGATCTATTCAGGCATATTGCCTGATCTGTTCAGTGAAGGAAAAGGTGTGGTTGTTCAAGGAAGGCTGGACAGCACTGGCCTCTTCCGCGCCGAGGAAGTGTTGGCCAAGCACGACGAAAACTACATGCCGCCCGAGGCCCAACATGCGTTGGATGAGGCCCAGAAAAAGCCGACCTTAAGGAAGCCTTGACCCATGATTCCAGAAATCGGCCACTTCGCTCTTATAGCCACCTTATTCGTAGCACTCGCCCAAGGTAT
This window encodes:
- the ccmE gene encoding cytochrome c maturation protein CcmE, with translation MKPRNKRIAIIFAGLAVIGIAAALVLNAFQSNLVFFFTPSQVSAGEAPLERTFRVGGMVERGSLKRQSGQLDVQFVITDTAKTIPVIYSGILPDLFSEGKGVVVQGRLDSTGLFRAEEVLAKHDENYMPPEAQHALDEAQKKPTLRKP